The window TGTATAAATTTAAAACACTGAATAGTACCACTTGGCCCCCTGTTCTCATTTCCACTGTtctttcttaaaataatttttagaatataaGTTACCGTATTGTAGTCAGAATCCTTGAATCTTCCAATCAATAGTTGACTATGATTCATTAGCTTCGACGGTTTTGCCCATGATCGACTACGATTAATgccatcataaaaaaaaataattgttttgtTAATCTTAATTAAAGTCAAATCTCGCTGGAAGGCACTAGATGATCAAACCATATAAATGCTCCATCTTTGCATGTTCCAAACCCAACCATTTCAGCTCTCTTCTCATTTCCAAAACTAATTTTTTTCATTATTCAGTTCTTCAAGCTCATGGAGCTTCAAACCTTGGCTCGTGAAGGAAACTGGAGCTCTTTCGATCCACCGATGTCTGATGGCAACTCCGAAGTGATGAAGATGCAAATGCATTGCCCTCATGACTTCGTTAATGAGCAAGATGAAGATCCGATCTTATCGATGTTCTGGTCGTTCGAAAACTACAACCCATTCTGTTGGCCTCAAGGCAACTCCACCCCCTGTAGCACTACAAATGCGAGTAGTTATCATTGTGCCCTTGGCAATAGCTATGGAGGAGGATACAGTGTGAGCGACCACAGCATGGTTTATGCAACCAGCATCGGCTCTGTTCCAATGGATTTCGGCGACCAAATTAACTCGGCATCATTTCCAGCTTTTGATTTCTCTGAAAAGCCACCATCACGCCTCTCTTCAGATCATGACTCCAGAGCCATTAAGAAAAGAGCAAGCACAAAGGAGGTTGAAATGATCGAGATGACCAAGAACAAGGCTCGAACTTTCGCATCTGTATAGTGCTTATTCAAACTTGCATATGTAAATATATCTGCCGGATATGGA is drawn from Zingiber officinale cultivar Zhangliang chromosome 1B, Zo_v1.1, whole genome shotgun sequence and contains these coding sequences:
- the LOC122041263 gene encoding transcription factor RSL3-like — encoded protein: MELQTLAREGNWSSFDPPMSDGNSEVMKMQMHCPHDFVNEQDEDPILSMFWSFENYNPFCWPQGNSTPCSTTNASSYHCALGNSYGGGYSVSDHSMVYATSIGSVPMDFGDQINSASFPAFDFSEKPPSRLSSDHDSRAIKKRASTKEVEMIEMTKNKARTFASVRKKAKKAQGKKAEKRVSIPNHEEGNVDLNGQSSSSHSSEDDSGSSNSKKLITLNRKEKPRVGHGSSTDPPSLYARKRRERINERLRILQNLVPNGTKVDISTMLEEAAQYVKFLQLQIKLLSSDDMWMYAPIAYNGMNLGFDLKICPSVQG